A genome region from Clostridium sp. JN-9 includes the following:
- a CDS encoding HD domain-containing protein, protein MNKDLLEKTLLYVKEKFENDYSGHDYYHSVRVYKLAASMCKKENVDLEIVQLASLLHDVDDYKLFNGKAGSCTNAEAFLKENKVSDAKIKTICSIISSISYKGTDTKIPESIEGKIVQDADRLDAIGAIGIARTFAYGGSRNRSMHIPGEKPRENMNFQEYSASNGTI, encoded by the coding sequence ATGAATAAAGATTTATTAGAAAAAACATTATTATATGTAAAAGAAAAATTTGAGAATGATTATAGCGGTCATGATTATTATCACAGTGTGAGGGTATATAAATTAGCTGCTTCTATGTGTAAAAAAGAAAATGTTGATTTGGAGATAGTTCAATTAGCATCTCTATTGCATGATGTTGATGATTATAAATTATTTAACGGAAAAGCAGGTTCATGTACAAATGCAGAAGCTTTTTTAAAAGAGAATAAAGTATCAGATGCAAAAATAAAGACTATATGCAGTATAATTTCCTCAATATCATATAAAGGAACTGATACAAAGATTCCTGAAAGCATAGAAGGGAAAATAGTACAGGATGCAGACAGGCTGGATGCTATTGGAGCCATAGGCATTGCAAGGACATTTGCATATGGGGGCAGTAGAAACAGAAGTATGCATATACCTGGTGAAAAACCACGTGAAAATATGAATTTTCAGGAATATTCTGCTTCAAATGGTACTATATAA
- a CDS encoding lipid II flippase Amj family protein, whose translation MLVLILTVIIYIISTLSYSVRIVGVKTGRIAVSSAVFSIFALISRTANSIQAPLLSKKIESSIRIGNAENLLYIFRWILFSTTAATIIGALLMPTFIKMLGKAVESFSINRSIPKLLLHAFSKSGIEQFKISVTKPKKENLLQLKSLKMIPKKIILLNALASSALTVGSLASLYAGCLNPELRTTCSNLSSLITGMATLLMVIFIDPYVSILTDDVIKGQCTELQFSRCIIFIVGGLIAGTILAQFLLVPAAEVISFIAQVI comes from the coding sequence TTGCTGGTTTTAATACTTACAGTTATCATTTATATAATTTCAACACTTTCCTATTCTGTAAGGATTGTTGGGGTAAAAACAGGTAGAATTGCTGTATCTTCAGCAGTATTCAGCATTTTTGCATTAATATCAAGAACTGCCAATAGTATTCAAGCACCACTATTGTCTAAGAAAATTGAGAGCTCTATAAGAATAGGAAATGCCGAAAATTTATTATATATATTTAGATGGATTTTATTTTCAACAACAGCAGCAACAATTATTGGGGCATTGCTGATGCCAACATTTATAAAAATGTTAGGAAAAGCAGTAGAATCGTTTAGTATTAATCGTTCTATTCCTAAATTATTGTTACATGCCTTTTCGAAATCAGGAATAGAGCAGTTTAAAATTAGTGTTACAAAGCCTAAAAAAGAAAATTTATTACAGTTAAAAAGCTTAAAGATGATTCCCAAAAAGATTATTTTACTTAATGCATTAGCATCTTCTGCACTTACTGTTGGTTCTTTGGCATCATTGTATGCAGGCTGCTTAAATCCTGAATTGAGAACCACATGCAGTAATTTATCATCCTTGATAACAGGGATGGCAACATTACTTATGGTTATATTCATAGACCCATATGTCTCCATATTAACTGACGATGTCATAAAAGGACAATGTACTGAATTACAGTTTAGCAGATGCATAATTTTTATTGTTGGAGGATTAATTGCGGGCACTATTTTAGCTCAGTTCCTGTTAGTTCCGGCAGCTGAAGTGATATCTTTTATAGCTCAAGTAATTTAG
- a CDS encoding GNAT family N-acetyltransferase — protein sequence MIKIQGNRIYLRTFKREEYHRYWKSYVPDTIMDPDTYVYDREKVDKNYDSITEKELWYPRVGIFLPEGTPIGILSFKRINYEKSQCELGIALANDNYKGFGYGTEAIELAINYVFNTLKLKKIYADTMGSNLKMRRIFDKFGFEFINKEEHFYDMHDRWEDKLNYVLINQER from the coding sequence ATGATTAAAATACAGGGGAACCGAATCTATTTAAGAACTTTCAAAAGAGAAGAATATCATAGGTATTGGAAATCCTATGTTCCTGACACCATTATGGATCCTGATACTTATGTTTATGATAGGGAAAAAGTGGACAAAAACTATGATTCTATTACAGAAAAGGAGTTATGGTATCCAAGAGTAGGAATATTTTTACCTGAAGGAACTCCCATTGGCATTTTATCTTTCAAAAGAATAAATTATGAAAAAAGCCAGTGTGAACTTGGTATTGCACTTGCCAATGATAATTATAAAGGATTTGGATATGGAACTGAAGCCATTGAATTAGCTATAAATTATGTATTTAATACATTGAAACTGAAGAAAATATATGCCGATACAATGGGTTCAAATTTAAAAATGCGGAGAATATTTGATAAATTTGGTTTTGAATTTATTAATAAAGAAGAACATTTTTATGATATGCATGATAGATGGGAGGATAAATTAAACTATGTACTTATAAATCAGGAGAGGTGA
- a CDS encoding IS66 family transposase translates to MSESQIIEIYNQGVSQIIGVIKELSNQIKELQSQVETLSKENKALNERVKLLESQVNKNSSNSSKPPSSDGFKKKTKSLRTKSGKKPGGQEGHEGITLCLHDTPDEIKIHNVEHCTECGASLKDVPPERYIVRQIIDIPDVRVKIVEHRAEVKICPHCKSKNTAAFPEEIKNTVQYGERLKAIAVYLTQYQLIPYKRAVELIEDLFNHHLSQGSMVTFNQDCHDNLQAITNRIRNSLTSSTGAVHFDETGIYIDKKRQWLHVASNENLTYYECHEKRGKKAIDDITILPNFTGTAVHDGFKTYFKYTNCNHALCNAHILRELNGITELQGQNWAKPMKNLLLDIKKEVDLANNKQNALPLDKIQDFESKYDKILKAGIDEDYAKNIELYSKKKVKKSASLNLLNRLNGYKEQILAFMYDFDIPFDNNLAERDLRMAKVKQKISGTFRSSAGANAFTRIRGYVSTVRKQGKNALDCIKSTFTVNQFDPTLT, encoded by the coding sequence GTGAGTGAAAGCCAAATCATCGAGATTTACAATCAAGGTGTATCTCAAATTATAGGTGTTATTAAAGAATTATCAAATCAAATTAAAGAACTACAATCTCAAGTAGAAACACTTTCTAAAGAGAATAAGGCTCTAAACGAGCGTGTAAAATTATTAGAAAGCCAAGTCAACAAAAACAGTAGTAATAGCAGTAAACCTCCATCGTCAGATGGCTTTAAAAAAAAGACTAAAAGTTTAAGAACAAAATCAGGTAAAAAACCTGGCGGTCAAGAAGGTCATGAAGGAATAACATTGTGTTTACATGATACTCCTGATGAAATTAAAATTCACAATGTAGAACATTGCACTGAATGTGGAGCATCTCTAAAGGATGTACCTCCTGAAAGATATATTGTTCGTCAAATTATAGATATACCAGATGTAAGAGTTAAAATTGTAGAGCATAGAGCAGAAGTTAAAATATGTCCTCATTGTAAAAGTAAAAATACAGCTGCTTTTCCAGAAGAAATAAAGAATACAGTTCAATATGGAGAACGCCTGAAAGCGATAGCTGTTTACTTAACTCAATATCAATTGATTCCGTATAAACGTGCTGTTGAACTCATTGAGGATTTATTTAACCATCATTTAAGTCAAGGTAGTATGGTAACCTTCAATCAAGACTGTCATGATAATTTACAAGCTATAACAAATAGGATTAGAAATAGCCTTACCTCATCTACAGGAGCAGTTCATTTTGATGAAACTGGTATTTATATAGATAAAAAACGCCAGTGGCTTCATGTTGCTTCTAATGAAAATCTTACATATTATGAATGCCATGAAAAGCGTGGTAAAAAGGCTATTGATGATATTACAATACTTCCAAACTTTACTGGGACGGCAGTCCATGATGGTTTTAAAACTTATTTTAAGTATACTAACTGCAATCATGCTCTATGTAATGCTCATATATTAAGAGAATTGAATGGTATAACTGAATTACAAGGTCAAAATTGGGCAAAGCCAATGAAAAATCTATTGTTAGATATAAAAAAAGAAGTAGATTTAGCTAATAACAAACAAAATGCTTTACCTTTAGATAAAATTCAGGATTTTGAATCTAAGTATGATAAAATACTTAAAGCTGGCATTGATGAAGACTATGCTAAAAACATTGAATTATATTCTAAAAAGAAGGTAAAGAAAAGTGCCAGTCTTAATTTACTCAATAGATTAAATGGCTATAAGGAACAAATACTTGCTTTCATGTATGACTTTGATATACCTTTTGATAATAACTTAGCAGAACGTGATTTACGTATGGCTAAAGTTAAGCAAAAGATTTCAGGCACCTTTAGAAGTTCTGCTGGAGCTAACGCTTTTACTAGAATCCGTGGATATGTATCTACTGTAAGAAAACAAGGCAAAAATGCCTTGGATTGCATAAAATCAACATTTACAGTGAATCAATTTGATCCAACTTTGACGTAA
- a CDS encoding ABC transporter ATP-binding protein, whose amino-acid sequence MPKVNSKNNIKILQCGLKETFKLQKWVLPVTIIDAVFKSIAPFINIYMSARIIDELIGTKDVKRLMFLVIITIVLNLAVHLISTALDHLKTILMSNLDKNIDMRLNEKIINMDYEYVESSEVHSLQTKIAEAENTNGGGIYALIIQMGNLAKGFVTAITSILLVIGLFKSNMSAGAYSSFINSRLFSFGFLILILICTIVNLNLKTTQDKKIFQSFSKVMDLNRFFRFYYNDILDYNKGKEIRLCNQKEIINQETKAFNDKSEKLFNDLAGIDAKYYATESFITSLLSGAVYIFVGLKAIIGAITIGSIAQYAGSINQFMNGSKEFLTSINSIINNNQYLQLYLDFLNIGSKKHKGTIPVEKRNDDEYEIEFKNVSFKYPGTNAYVLKNVSIKLNIEEHLAIVGMNGSGKTTFIKLLCRLYDPTEGEILLNGINIKKYDYDEYMNLFSIVFQDFKLFSFSLGQNVATSVNYDEDRVQAALNKAGLENRLDIMPKGIQTLLYKDFDEDGVEISGGEAQKIALARALYRSAPIIILDEPTAALYPISEFEIYSRFNEIAGAKTAFYISHRLSSCRFCDEIAVFHEGRIIQKGNHDELLRDKNGKYYELWYSQAKYYNGEVSA is encoded by the coding sequence ATGCCTAAAGTTAATTCAAAGAATAATATAAAGATTTTACAATGCGGGCTGAAGGAAACATTCAAATTGCAGAAATGGGTTTTACCAGTTACTATAATTGATGCTGTTTTTAAATCCATAGCTCCATTTATAAATATATATATGTCCGCCAGAATTATTGATGAATTAATAGGAACTAAGGATGTAAAAAGGCTTATGTTTTTAGTGATAATTACAATTGTACTTAATTTGGCAGTTCATCTTATTTCAACAGCATTAGATCATTTAAAAACTATTTTAATGAGTAACCTGGATAAGAATATTGATATGAGACTAAATGAAAAGATAATAAATATGGACTATGAATATGTAGAAAGCTCTGAAGTTCACAGCCTTCAAACAAAGATAGCTGAGGCTGAAAATACCAATGGAGGAGGGATATATGCTCTCATAATTCAAATGGGAAATTTGGCAAAAGGTTTTGTTACAGCAATCACATCTATATTATTAGTAATAGGTTTGTTTAAGTCCAATATGTCAGCAGGTGCTTATTCATCATTTATAAATTCCAGACTTTTTTCATTTGGATTCTTAATTTTAATTTTGATATGCACCATTGTTAATTTGAATTTAAAAACAACACAGGATAAAAAAATTTTTCAAAGTTTTAGTAAAGTCATGGATTTAAATAGATTTTTTAGATTCTATTATAACGATATTTTGGATTATAACAAAGGTAAGGAAATAAGATTATGTAATCAAAAGGAAATAATAAATCAGGAAACAAAAGCATTTAATGATAAGTCAGAAAAGTTATTTAATGATTTAGCCGGCATTGATGCAAAATATTATGCAACTGAATCATTTATAACATCATTGCTTAGCGGAGCTGTTTACATTTTTGTAGGACTAAAGGCTATTATAGGTGCTATAACTATAGGCAGTATAGCTCAATATGCTGGAAGTATAAATCAATTTATGAATGGCAGCAAAGAATTTTTAACTTCCATTAACAGTATTATAAATAATAATCAGTATTTGCAATTGTACTTAGATTTTTTAAATATAGGCAGTAAAAAGCACAAAGGTACAATACCAGTTGAGAAAAGAAATGATGATGAGTATGAAATTGAGTTTAAAAATGTATCCTTTAAATATCCGGGAACAAATGCATATGTTCTAAAAAATGTATCTATAAAATTAAACATTGAAGAACACCTGGCAATAGTTGGAATGAATGGATCAGGAAAGACCACTTTTATTAAGCTTCTATGCAGATTATATGATCCAACAGAAGGTGAAATACTCCTAAATGGTATAAATATAAAAAAATACGATTATGATGAATATATGAATTTATTCTCTATAGTATTTCAGGACTTTAAGCTGTTTTCATTTTCTCTTGGGCAGAATGTGGCAACGTCTGTGAATTATGATGAAGACCGGGTACAGGCTGCTTTAAATAAGGCTGGTTTAGAAAATAGGCTAGATATTATGCCAAAAGGAATTCAAACACTATTATATAAAGATTTTGATGAGGACGGTGTGGAGATATCAGGAGGTGAAGCGCAGAAGATAGCACTGGCCAGAGCATTATACCGAAGTGCGCCCATAATAATACTGGATGAACCAACAGCTGCTTTATATCCTATATCCGAATTTGAGATTTATTCAAGGTTTAACGAAATAGCAGGGGCAAAAACTGCCTTTTATATATCCCACAGGCTTTCATCCTGCAGATTTTGTGATGAGATAGCCGTATTTCATGAAGGCAGGATAATTCAAAAGGGAAATCATGATGAATTACTGAGAGATAAGAATGGAAAATATTATGAACTATGGTACTCACAGGCCAAATACTACAACGGAGAAGTGAGTGCATAA
- a CDS encoding GHKL domain-containing protein, which produces MNSFRMFFIIGAALILIVIVIFTIRYLFYLLVDKHIAGYQNDLLTKHYNETENIYKQMRGWKHDYHNHIQTMKAYLELGKYEDMKCYLNDLDKDLSSIDTVIKTGNIMVDAILNTKLSLAINQGINIKAKASVPKDLQISDIDLCVILGNLMDNAMEAAIKAENTEDRFIRVYIREMKEQLYISITNSVGGQVKKGGMSYLSTKLGKNHGFGLKRVDSIVGKYNGFINRQSEEGVFATEIMLPL; this is translated from the coding sequence ATGAATAGCTTTAGAATGTTTTTTATAATTGGTGCTGCTTTAATTTTAATTGTTATTGTAATTTTTACTATTAGATATTTATTCTATTTATTAGTTGATAAACATATTGCAGGTTACCAGAATGATCTTTTAACGAAACATTACAACGAAACTGAAAACATTTACAAGCAAATGAGAGGCTGGAAACACGATTACCACAATCATATACAAACCATGAAAGCCTATCTTGAGCTGGGAAAATATGAAGATATGAAATGCTATCTGAATGATTTGGACAAAGATTTGTCCAGTATAGATACAGTTATAAAGACAGGAAATATAATGGTGGATGCAATTTTAAATACTAAATTGTCTTTGGCCATAAACCAGGGGATAAATATAAAAGCAAAAGCATCTGTGCCAAAGGATCTTCAGATTTCAGATATAGATTTATGTGTTATTTTGGGTAATTTAATGGATAATGCCATGGAGGCAGCAATAAAGGCTGAAAATACGGAAGACAGGTTTATAAGAGTATATATTAGAGAAATGAAGGAGCAATTGTATATTTCTATAACTAATTCTGTAGGTGGACAGGTTAAAAAGGGAGGCATGTCATATTTAAGCACAAAGCTTGGAAAAAACCATGGCTTTGGATTAAAAAGAGTAGATAGCATTGTGGGTAAATACAATGGATTTATAAACAGGCAAAGCGAAGAAGGTGTATTTGCAACTGAGATTATGCTTCCGTTATAG
- a CDS encoding zinc ribbon domain-containing protein, which translates to MEKKQYICPKCGNNEYESDQFQATGGNFAKLFDVQNKKFITITCKRCGYTELYKAQSSAGWNVLDFLIGN; encoded by the coding sequence ATGGAAAAGAAACAGTATATATGCCCAAAGTGCGGCAATAATGAATATGAATCAGATCAATTTCAGGCAACAGGAGGAAATTTTGCAAAGTTATTTGATGTCCAAAATAAAAAATTTATTACTATTACTTGTAAAAGATGTGGATATACAGAATTGTATAAGGCACAGTCTTCAGCTGGGTGGAATGTTTTAGATTTTCTTATAGGTAATTAG
- a CDS encoding ABC transporter ATP-binding protein yields the protein MDLIKNKILDTDFENIDCKAGQEKREKADMAVSSNSSATEAIIVLGVELSSNIIGFILYSGIISTIHPAVVVFMILSSVINYFTGRYISNYEYENKDNLAPIERKLKYIIDKTGDFSSNKDIRLYHMYPWFKEMFNIFKRKGIYFQKKNIYHRYFANFIDGLLILLRDGIIYGFLIYSVIYKNMSIGNFVLYFGAVAGFSTWLSGIVKNLNSLNSMSLDICDLREFLDMKDNMNRGKGVKLPNSYELPCNIELKNLYYRYDGAEEYTIKNININIKKGEKIALVGVNGAGKSTLVKLICGLYTPSKGEIYINGKISSSYNRDEYYTLFSVVFQDIHLLPVSIEKNIALQPKENIHKDKMIRVLNMSGFMKKIQSLPQGMETPLIKSMNEGAAELSGGETQKLILARALYKDAPIIILDEPTAALDPIAENELYEKYNELTKDHTSIFISHRLSSTRFCDRILFIENGQIIEQGDHQSLMKLNGKYKEMYDMQSYYYKDKVGGEKYA from the coding sequence TTGGATTTAATAAAAAATAAAATATTGGATACAGATTTTGAAAATATAGACTGCAAAGCTGGCCAGGAAAAAAGGGAAAAGGCAGATATGGCTGTATCCTCTAATTCATCTGCCACTGAAGCAATAATAGTTTTAGGGGTAGAATTATCCTCAAATATAATAGGATTTATACTATATTCAGGTATAATATCCACAATTCATCCAGCAGTAGTAGTATTTATGATCTTATCATCAGTAATAAATTATTTTACAGGAAGGTATATTAGCAATTATGAATATGAAAATAAGGATAATTTAGCTCCTATAGAAAGAAAACTAAAATATATTATAGATAAAACCGGAGACTTCAGCAGTAATAAGGATATCAGGCTTTATCATATGTATCCATGGTTTAAAGAAATGTTTAATATTTTTAAAAGAAAAGGCATATATTTTCAGAAAAAAAACATATATCACAGATACTTTGCTAACTTCATTGATGGGCTTCTCATTTTGCTTAGAGATGGCATAATATACGGTTTTCTTATATATTCAGTTATATATAAAAATATGTCTATAGGTAATTTCGTGCTGTATTTTGGTGCAGTGGCAGGCTTTTCCACCTGGCTGTCTGGAATTGTAAAAAATTTAAACTCATTGAATTCCATGAGCCTTGATATATGCGATTTAAGAGAATTCCTGGATATGAAAGATAATATGAATAGAGGAAAAGGAGTAAAGCTTCCGAATTCCTATGAGCTGCCATGTAATATAGAATTAAAAAATCTGTATTATAGATATGATGGTGCTGAGGAATATACAATTAAAAATATAAATATTAACATAAAAAAAGGAGAAAAAATAGCATTAGTAGGTGTTAACGGCGCAGGAAAATCTACATTGGTAAAGCTTATCTGCGGATTATATACTCCCTCAAAAGGTGAAATATATATAAATGGAAAAATCAGCAGCAGTTATAACAGAGATGAATATTACACTTTATTCTCAGTGGTATTTCAAGATATTCATTTGCTGCCAGTTTCTATAGAGAAAAATATTGCATTACAGCCAAAAGAGAATATCCATAAAGATAAAATGATTAGAGTTCTTAATATGTCAGGATTCATGAAAAAGATACAATCTTTGCCTCAGGGTATGGAAACACCATTAATTAAATCTATGAATGAAGGCGCAGCAGAACTGTCAGGAGGAGAGACACAGAAACTAATACTTGCAAGAGCATTATATAAAGATGCTCCAATTATAATATTAGATGAACCCACAGCGGCATTAGATCCCATAGCTGAAAATGAATTATATGAGAAATACAATGAATTGACAAAAGATCATACCTCTATATTTATATCTCACAGGCTATCATCCACCAGATTTTGTGACAGAATACTATTTATTGAAAATGGACAGATAATTGAACAGGGAGATCACCAAAGTCTCATGAAGCTGAATGGTAAATACAAGGAAATGTATGATATGCAAAGCTACTATTATAAGGACAAAGTTGGAGGTGAGAAATATGCCTAA
- a CDS encoding transposase, with protein sequence MINYSKLSYQIKRKLLTFSKKISINLSRPNYKFIAQMIYGISESQTVLLSGISRALKEDISLKKTIERLSNNLRTFDKQSVVINNYISEIKPYINDNTVFCVDGSEITKRNSKVLEAMGKVRDGSTGETNVNGYNCLEIAALTSKYSMPISVYSKMYSNIEKGFVSENEETFKGLNFIRQSFNNKGIKALDRGYDSRKFYEYFIDNKENFVIRAKGNRNVIHNGKVMNILKLANKYKGKFSTIVTNKAGRAKKCKFSFIQITLPDIPDKPLTLVVIRGFGKIPMMLISNIKPNDKKLTLAIIKVYIKRWKIEEYFRFKKQQFDFENIRVRSLNSIRTMNLFLTLIIGFAATLSEKRGESALIICIQNISKRIYDIPDFNYYALADGIYAVLKKTHTGIKNFIKPVSKTKTTQQLIMAQVLELVG encoded by the coding sequence ATGATTAATTATAGCAAATTATCGTACCAAATAAAAAGAAAATTATTAACTTTTTCAAAAAAAATCTCAATAAATTTATCAAGACCTAATTATAAATTTATTGCACAGATGATTTATGGAATTTCAGAAAGCCAGACTGTGCTTTTAAGTGGCATATCAAGAGCTCTTAAAGAGGATATCTCTTTAAAGAAAACCATTGAAAGACTTTCTAATAACCTTAGAACGTTTGATAAACAAAGTGTTGTAATAAACAACTACATTTCTGAAATAAAACCATACATTAATGACAATACAGTATTTTGCGTTGATGGTTCTGAAATCACAAAACGTAATAGTAAAGTTTTAGAAGCTATGGGCAAGGTACGTGATGGCAGCACAGGTGAAACCAATGTCAATGGATATAATTGTCTTGAAATTGCTGCACTTACAAGTAAGTATAGTATGCCTATATCTGTGTACTCAAAAATGTATTCAAACATTGAAAAAGGCTTTGTAAGTGAGAATGAAGAAACTTTTAAAGGATTAAATTTTATTAGACAAAGTTTTAATAATAAGGGCATTAAAGCTCTTGATAGGGGTTATGATAGCAGAAAGTTTTATGAATACTTTATAGATAATAAAGAAAACTTTGTTATTCGAGCAAAAGGCAATAGAAATGTTATTCATAATGGTAAAGTTATGAATATACTTAAACTTGCAAACAAGTATAAAGGAAAGTTTTCGACTATAGTCACCAATAAAGCTGGTAGGGCTAAAAAATGCAAATTTAGCTTTATACAAATAACATTGCCAGATATACCTGATAAGCCTCTTACACTTGTAGTAATAAGAGGCTTTGGCAAAATACCTATGATGCTTATCAGCAATATTAAGCCTAATGATAAGAAATTAACCTTAGCTATAATTAAGGTTTACATTAAACGTTGGAAGATAGAAGAATATTTCAGATTTAAAAAACAGCAGTTTGATTTTGAAAATATAAGAGTAAGAAGTTTAAATTCAATAAGAACTATGAATTTATTTCTAACCTTAATTATAGGTTTTGCTGCAACACTTTCAGAAAAAAGAGGAGAAAGTGCATTAATCATATGCATTCAAAACATATCTAAGCGTATTTATGATATACCTGATTTTAATTATTATGCATTAGCTGATGGTATTTATGCAGTATTAAAGAAAACGCATACTGGTATTAAAAATTTTATTAAACCGGTTTCCAAAACCAAGACTACACAACAACTAATTATGGCTCAGGTACTAGAATTAGTAGGATAA